Below is a genomic region from Citrobacter tructae.
CGACGCAACGTGTAGGTGCGGCTCCGCTGGCGTCCTTCAGCCAGATACGCCATGAAGTACCTATGCTGTCGCTGGATAACGTGTTTGATGAAGAGAGTTTTCTCGCCTTCAATAAACGCGTGCAGGACCGGCTGAAGAGTACGGACAAACTGACCTGGTGCTGTGAACTGAAGCTGGATGGTTTGGCCGTCAGCATTCTGTATGAAAATGGTGTACTGGTTAGCGCGGCAACGCGCGGTGACGGCACAACCGGTGAGGACATTACCTCTAATGTGCGTACCATTCGCGCGATCCCACTAAAACTGCGTGGCAACAATATCCCAACGCGTCTGGAAGTGCGTGGCGAAGTCTTTCTGCCGCAGGCTGGTTTTGAAAAAATAAATGAAGACGCGCGTCGTACCGGCAATAAAGTGTTTGCTAACCCGCGTAACGCGGCGGCCGGGTCATTACGCCAGCTCGATCCGCGTATCACGGCGAAGCGACCGCTTACTTTCTTCTGCTATGGCGTCGGTGTGTTGGAAGGCGGTGTGCTGCCTGATACCCACCTGGGTCGCCTGTTGCAATTTAAAGAGTGGGGACTGCCAGTGAGCGACAGGGTGGCGCTGTGCGACTCCCCGGAGGAAGTCCTTGCTTACTATCATAAGGTTGAAGAAGACCGACCAACGCTGGGATTCGATATCGACGGCGTGGTGATCAAAGTCAACTCCATGTCGTTGCAGGAGCAGTTGGGCTTCGTGGCCCGTGCGCCGCGCTGGGCGGTGGCGTTTAAGTTCCCCGCTCAGGAGCAAATGACCTTTGTCCGCGATGTTGAGTTTCAGGTCGGACGCACCGGGGCGATTACGCCCGTCGCCCGTCTTGAGCCGGTACAGGTGGCAGGAGTGCTGGTCAGTAACGCCACGTTGCACAATGCGGATGAAATCGATCGTCTGGGTTTGCGCATTGGCGATAAGGTGGTGATTCGCCGCGCGGGCGATGTGATCCCGCAGGTGGTGAACGTTGTGCTTTCCGAACGTCCGGAGGAGACGCGTGAAATAGTCTTCCCGAGCCATTGTCCGGTGTGTGGGTCTGACGTTGAGCGCGTTGAAGGTGAAGTCGTCACCCGCTGCACAGGCGGCCTAATTTGCGGCGCGCAGCGTAAAGAATCCCTCAAACATTTTGTCTCGCGTCGGGCGCTGGACGTTGACGGCATGGGCGATAAGATTATCGATCAGTTGGTAGATAAAGAGTATGTCCATACGCCTGCCGACCTGTTTCAGTTAACCGCCGGAAAGCTAACCGG
It encodes:
- the ligA gene encoding NAD-dependent DNA ligase LigA; translated protein: MESIEQQLTELRTTLRHHEYLYHVMDAPEIPDAEYDRLMRELRELEAQYPELVTPDSPTQRVGAAPLASFSQIRHEVPMLSLDNVFDEESFLAFNKRVQDRLKSTDKLTWCCELKLDGLAVSILYENGVLVSAATRGDGTTGEDITSNVRTIRAIPLKLRGNNIPTRLEVRGEVFLPQAGFEKINEDARRTGNKVFANPRNAAAGSLRQLDPRITAKRPLTFFCYGVGVLEGGVLPDTHLGRLLQFKEWGLPVSDRVALCDSPEEVLAYYHKVEEDRPTLGFDIDGVVIKVNSMSLQEQLGFVARAPRWAVAFKFPAQEQMTFVRDVEFQVGRTGAITPVARLEPVQVAGVLVSNATLHNADEIDRLGLRIGDKVVIRRAGDVIPQVVNVVLSERPEETREIVFPSHCPVCGSDVERVEGEVVTRCTGGLICGAQRKESLKHFVSRRALDVDGMGDKIIDQLVDKEYVHTPADLFQLTAGKLTGLDRMGPKSAQNVVNALEKAKETTFARFLYALGIREVGEATAAGLASYFGTLEALEAASIEELQKVPDVGIVVATHVFNFFAEESNREVIGQLLAQGIRWPAPVVINVEEIDSPFAGKTVVLTGSLSQMSRDDAKARLTELGAKVAGSVSKKTDLVIAGEAAGSKLAKAQELGIAVIDEAEMIRLLGA